The Pseudomonas wenzhouensis genome has a segment encoding these proteins:
- a CDS encoding hydantoinase/oxoprolinase family protein, with protein MTKQQYRLGIDAGGTFTDFILADRSGNVQLFKAPSTPHDGTLAIRNGLAQIADAIGRSPAEIIADCDLCINGTTVALNALIEKTGVKVGLLCTAGHEDSLEIRLGHKEDGHRYDATYPPAHMLVPRHLRRPIGGRILSDGSEHSELDEAAIMAAIDYFREQAVEAVAISFVWSVRNPRHEQRAMALVRAALPDVFVCCGHEIFPQIREYTRTSTAVVNAYLSPVMARYIERIDSLFVELGAQQPTRYFQSNGGLAPGVVMRTRAVNAINSGPASAPQAGLCVAQPFGIDNVITVDMGGTSFDITLSKGGRTNFSKDSDFLRYRIGVPMIQVETLGAGGGSIAHLDDFGMLQVGPRSAGATPGPVCYGKGGTEPTVTDANLALGYLPDGALLGGSIRLDRKAAIDAIRSKIAEPLGISVERAAIGIITLVNLNMVSGIRRVSVERGYDPRDFALIGAGGAAGMHVMRLAEEIGSKVVLIPKVASGLCAFGQILSDIRYDQLTTLPMLLDDAHVDLELLNKTLHDLRERGLANLRDDGFSTGNQVDCQYTLEIRYLGQIHECNVELSCEQLDRNSLAALREAFHQRHKALFSYSEPDSPVELVNLECSVIARLQRPPLPELEVPALTCEAAPEGHRPMLFSADAPWQDTPVYNGDRLRAGQSIQGPCVIEEPTTNIVVPPGWRATLEPSATYRLTPGD; from the coding sequence CGACTGCGATCTGTGCATCAATGGCACCACGGTGGCGCTCAACGCCCTGATCGAAAAGACCGGGGTCAAGGTTGGCCTGCTGTGCACCGCCGGCCATGAGGACAGCCTTGAAATCCGCCTGGGCCATAAAGAAGACGGCCACCGCTATGACGCCACTTACCCACCGGCTCATATGCTGGTACCGCGCCACCTGCGCCGCCCTATCGGTGGGCGCATCCTCAGCGATGGATCCGAACACAGCGAGCTGGACGAAGCCGCCATCATGGCGGCCATCGATTACTTCCGCGAACAAGCGGTTGAAGCGGTCGCCATTTCCTTTGTCTGGTCAGTACGCAACCCCCGCCATGAACAACGCGCAATGGCCCTGGTACGTGCGGCACTGCCAGACGTTTTTGTTTGCTGTGGCCACGAGATATTCCCGCAGATACGTGAGTACACGCGCACCTCGACGGCCGTGGTCAACGCCTACCTGAGCCCGGTAATGGCTCGCTATATCGAGCGCATCGACTCGCTGTTCGTTGAGCTGGGCGCGCAGCAACCCACGCGTTACTTCCAATCCAACGGCGGTTTGGCGCCGGGTGTGGTGATGCGCACGCGCGCGGTCAACGCGATCAACTCCGGCCCCGCCTCCGCACCACAAGCAGGCCTGTGCGTGGCGCAGCCATTCGGTATCGATAACGTCATCACCGTGGACATGGGCGGCACCTCGTTCGACATCACCCTGAGCAAGGGCGGACGCACCAACTTCAGCAAGGACAGCGATTTCCTGCGCTATCGCATCGGTGTGCCGATGATCCAAGTGGAGACACTCGGTGCGGGGGGCGGCTCAATTGCGCATTTGGACGACTTCGGCATGCTTCAGGTCGGCCCACGCAGTGCCGGGGCGACACCCGGCCCGGTTTGCTATGGCAAAGGCGGTACAGAGCCGACCGTCACCGACGCCAATCTGGCGCTTGGCTACCTGCCTGACGGTGCCCTGCTCGGTGGCAGTATCCGCCTCGACCGCAAAGCCGCGATTGATGCCATTCGCAGCAAAATTGCCGAACCACTGGGTATCAGTGTCGAGCGAGCGGCAATTGGCATCATCACCCTGGTTAACCTGAACATGGTCAGCGGCATCCGTCGGGTTTCCGTTGAGCGTGGCTATGACCCGCGAGACTTCGCCCTGATCGGTGCCGGTGGCGCCGCCGGCATGCACGTGATGCGCCTGGCTGAAGAAATCGGCAGCAAAGTCGTCCTGATCCCCAAGGTGGCTTCCGGCCTATGTGCCTTCGGACAAATTCTTTCGGATATCCGCTACGATCAGCTGACGACTCTGCCGATGCTGCTCGATGACGCCCATGTCGATCTTGAGCTGCTGAACAAGACCCTGCATGACCTGCGTGAGCGCGGCTTGGCAAATCTGCGTGATGATGGTTTCAGCACCGGCAACCAGGTGGACTGCCAGTACACCCTGGAAATTCGTTATCTCGGCCAGATCCATGAATGCAACGTCGAGCTGAGCTGTGAGCAACTGGACCGCAACAGCCTGGCGGCACTGCGCGAAGCCTTCCATCAGCGGCATAAAGCGCTGTTCTCGTACAGCGAACCGGATAGCCCGGTTGAACTTGTCAACCTCGAATGCTCGGTTATTGCCCGCTTGCAACGACCGCCCCTACCTGAGCTGGAAGTTCCAGCACTGACCTGTGAAGCGGCGCCTGAAGGCCACAGGCCCATGTTGTTCAGTGCTGACGCCCCGTGGCAGGACACCCCGGTCTACAACGGTGATCGGTTGCGTGCCGGGCAAAGCATTCAGGGGCCCTGCGTGATTGAAGAGCCGACGACCAACATCGTCGTTCCGCCTGGCTGGCGCGCAACCCTGGAGCCCTCGGCAACCTATAGGCTGACACCCGGTGATTGA
- a CDS encoding helix-turn-helix domain-containing protein gives MAHQLSTRYWPDNERQPRWAEVIRRTYFPLSLEFAPNTSFSGSLQIWETNSTALTLSRLRSSQLGYSRSKAQVSNDHEACYLVTVPRRTEVHFEQDGRELHCQPGGFIFERGDAPYRFHYTSDNDLWVFKLPERALHGQLRGAERYTRFCFDAKRSLGRIFVDQLAMCAARFDECDQAARHMLLEQALSTLLMALRQDERVLNSESSNLAALHLQRIEHYVEQNLCSPDLSPQQVASACGLSVRYVHKLFTSTPYSLGEWIRLQRLEAIYRRLHDPQCHFSIGDLALQLGFSDQAQFTRSFRKHFGCTASEVRASISARKHATPKAT, from the coding sequence ATGGCACATCAACTCTCCACCCGCTATTGGCCTGATAACGAACGCCAACCGCGTTGGGCAGAAGTCATCCGCCGTACCTACTTCCCGCTTTCGCTGGAATTTGCGCCCAATACGTCGTTCAGTGGCAGCCTGCAGATCTGGGAAACCAATAGCACAGCCCTGACGCTCTCACGCCTGCGCTCCAGTCAGCTCGGCTATTCGCGTAGCAAGGCCCAGGTCAGCAATGACCATGAGGCCTGCTATCTGGTCACGGTTCCAAGGCGCACCGAAGTGCACTTTGAACAGGATGGCCGTGAACTGCACTGCCAGCCGGGTGGCTTTATTTTCGAACGGGGTGACGCGCCCTATCGCTTCCACTACACCAGCGATAACGACCTCTGGGTATTCAAACTTCCCGAGCGTGCATTGCATGGACAACTGCGCGGGGCAGAACGCTACACGCGCTTCTGCTTTGACGCCAAAAGAAGCCTGGGGCGAATCTTTGTCGACCAGCTGGCGATGTGTGCTGCACGCTTTGACGAATGCGACCAAGCGGCTCGTCATATGTTGCTGGAACAGGCGCTTTCAACACTGCTGATGGCCCTAAGGCAAGATGAGCGGGTACTTAACAGCGAAAGCTCGAACCTGGCCGCCCTGCACCTTCAGCGTATCGAACACTATGTTGAGCAAAATCTGTGTTCGCCCGACCTCAGCCCGCAACAGGTAGCCAGCGCCTGTGGGCTTTCAGTACGTTATGTACACAAACTCTTCACAAGCACGCCGTACAGCCTGGGGGAGTGGATTCGCTTACAGCGCCTTGAGGCCATCTACCGCCGCCTACATGATCCGCAATGCCATTTTTCGATTGGTGATTTAGCCCTGCAATTGGGCTTTAGCGATCAGGCCCAGTTCACTCGCAGCTTCCGCAAGCATTTTGGATGCACGGCAAGTGAAGTGCGAGCAAGCATTTCGGCTAGAAAGCACGCTACACCAAAAGCAACTTAG
- a CDS encoding IS5 family transposase codes for MPRLLLSDEHWSKLREILLHKAIYNKRDLRMTVEGMLYRMRTGCPWRDLPKAFGNWNKVYKRFNAWSATGKWLKVFKVLVAQPDMEWVFIDGSYAKAHQHSAGAASGNDEAIGKSRAGNTSKIHLAVDAHGLPIEFEITGGQINDCTQAPALIAKLPEAETIVADKGYDSERVREQIEQQGAKAVIPRRRNSVKGNADLDRGLYRNRHLVENAFARLKHYRAVASRFDKLKRNYESVVAMACAFLWLPM; via the coding sequence ATGCCCCGATTACTGCTCAGTGATGAGCATTGGTCGAAGCTGCGGGAAATTCTGCTGCACAAGGCCATCTACAACAAGCGTGATCTACGAATGACCGTGGAGGGCATGCTGTACCGCATGCGTACGGGATGCCCCTGGAGAGATCTACCCAAGGCGTTCGGGAACTGGAATAAGGTCTACAAACGCTTCAATGCGTGGTCCGCAACTGGAAAATGGCTCAAGGTTTTCAAGGTGCTTGTGGCGCAGCCTGACATGGAATGGGTGTTCATTGATGGCAGCTATGCCAAGGCTCACCAGCACAGTGCAGGTGCTGCCAGTGGCAACGATGAGGCCATAGGAAAAAGTCGAGCTGGCAATACCAGCAAGATTCACCTGGCAGTTGATGCTCATGGACTGCCCATCGAGTTTGAAATTACGGGCGGTCAAATCAATGATTGCACCCAGGCTCCCGCATTGATTGCCAAGCTCCCGGAGGCAGAAACCATCGTCGCGGATAAGGGCTATGACAGCGAGAGAGTTCGGGAGCAGATTGAGCAACAAGGGGCCAAGGCCGTGATCCCGAGAAGGCGTAACTCCGTGAAAGGCAACGCGGATCTGGACAGAGGTCTTTACCGCAATCGGCACTTGGTGGAGAACGCCTTCGCCCGGCTAAAGCACTACCGGGCTGTGGCATCTCGGTTCGACAAACTCAAGAGAAATTACGAAAGCGTCGTGGCCATGGCCTGTGCCTTTCTCTGGTTACCCATGTGA
- the tnpA gene encoding IS66-like element accessory protein TnpA, whose translation MQPQRRSYSRSFKAQIIQECAQPGASIASVALSHSLNANLVHKWIRVHTQKAMALQPAFIPLSLQAIGAKSDSASSTICLEIPHPRGTIKVNWPTESAAACATFLRDLLR comes from the coding sequence ATGCAGCCACAACGCCGTTCCTACTCCAGATCCTTCAAGGCCCAGATTATTCAAGAGTGCGCCCAGCCCGGGGCCTCGATTGCCAGCGTTGCGCTGAGCCACAGCCTCAACGCAAACCTCGTCCATAAATGGATCCGAGTGCACACGCAGAAAGCCATGGCGCTGCAACCTGCTTTCATTCCTCTGTCTTTGCAGGCTATCGGGGCAAAGTCGGACTCCGCGTCATCGACTATCTGTCTGGAAATCCCACACCCGCGCGGTACCATCAAAGTGAACTGGCCGACCGAAAGCGCCGCTGCCTGCGCGACCTTTCTGCGAGATCTGCTGCGATGA